One segment of Triticum aestivum cultivar Chinese Spring chromosome 2A, IWGSC CS RefSeq v2.1, whole genome shotgun sequence DNA contains the following:
- the LOC123184677 gene encoding F-box/kelch-repeat protein At1g57790, which yields MSSPTLAVKAMERHPPSCPVHEGYKCYPVACPGGDLFLVRCCNFGYPSEVVDIKVFRWNQDDNAWETVETIGDRTFFVGRFSFAVPSAAEAGTQPNCIHMLHRDCGEAGVYTMSLDNMTIRLSVVKGCDEDQLLWALPTSFGLKAVRSIDTPDDVSNEAIQRRTAHCSGEEEKEGTERWCELDTDLLQLLLSKISFIDFIHINAVCKQWNSNNSPIQDAKVSPLLMTARSAGRTKEDLLEIFGPVSKKKYVIRVYIPASGLKSQGSHLLHFTKNGWVIMSRSGDHMFFLVNPFKNYSDGGHVIALPPLDVLGLKGLSFSSVPGSSDFVVLAVGSTPGGEVIIIQTWRMGDEEWKEECLSDDDAPFFMASHSPVFLDGVFYFLDINGRLGVVDPNEDEMEFCVLKKPDQPIRGSDDVHLRERECNYLVEWKGELIAIFRKNANGLIRMFKLDRSQMLWAELQGMEDAGVFWDRSNALIAVPLAGEDLCNMMFLLNYTETEGGGRTQAFYSFREQCYYPSFCAKERMNAIWFQPDMDVFTLTHH from the exons ATGTCGAGCCCGACATTGGCCGTCAAGGCGATGGAGAGGCATCCGCCGTCCTGCCCCGTGCACGAAGGGTACAAGTGCTACCCGGTGGCATGCCCTGGTGGAGATCTCTTCTTGGTGCGCTGCTGCAACTTTGGCTACCCGTCAGAGGTTGTGGATATAAAGGTTTTTCGATGGAATCAGGATGACAACGCGTGGGAGACGGTTGAAACTATTGGGGACAGAACATTTTTCGTTGGCAGGTTTTCTTTCGCTGTCCCATCGGCGGCTGAAGCAGGAACCCAGCCCAACTGCATCCATATGCTTCACAGAGATTGCGGTGAAGCTGGTGTCTATACCATGTCTCTGGACAATATGACCATAAGGCTCAGTGTAGTCAAGGGATGTGATGAGGACCAACTACTCTGGGCTCTTCCTACTAG CTTCGGTTTGAAAGCAGTACGATCCATTGACACTCCTGATGATGTCTCCAATGAG GCGATTCAAAGAAGAACTGCACATTGCAGCGGAGAGGAAGAAAAAGAGGGCACTGAGCGGTGGTGTGAACTCGACACCGACTTGCTGCAGCTACTACTATCCAAGATTTCATTCATCGATTTCATACACATTAATGCTGTCTGCAAGCAGTGGAACTCCAATAACAGCCCGATCCAAGATGCAAAAGTGTCGCCATTGCTCATGACAGCTCGGTCAGCAGGAAGGACCAAGGAGGATCTTCTCGAGATTTTCGGTCCAGTGAGCAAGAAGAAATACGTCATCAGGGTTTACATCCCCGCTTCAGGTCTCAAATCACAGGGATCGCATTTATTGCATTTCACAAAGAATGGTTGGGTCATCATGTCAAGAAGCGGCGACCACATGTTCTTCCTAGTGAATCCATTCAAGAATTACTCGGATGGTGGCCATGTGATTGCTCTTCCACCTTTGGATGTCCTTGGCCTCAAAGGATTGTCGTTTTCTTCGGTGCCAGGTTCTTCAGACTTCGTGGTCCTCGCCGTAGGATCTACCCCTGGCGGCGAAGTTATCATTATACAAACTTGGCGAATGGGAGATGAAGAGTGGAAGGAAGAATGCTTAAGCGACGATGATGCACCGTTCTTCATGGCATCTCACAGCCCCGTCTTCCTAGACGGAGTCTTCTATTTTCTGGACATCAATGGCAGGCTTGGAGTCGTGGACCCGAACGAGGATGAGATGGAATTTTGCGTCCTCAAAAAGCCGGATCAACCAATACGTGGAAGCGATGATGTGCATCTTCGTGAACGGGAGTGCAACTATCTGGTGGAGTGGAAGGGGGAGCTAATTGCCATTTTCCGGAAGAAtgccaatggattgatcagaatgTTCAAGCTAGACCGGTCTCAGATGCTTTGGGCGGAGTTGCAAGGTATGGAGGATGCGGGGGTGTTCTGGGATAGGAGCAATGCTCTGATTGCTGTTCCTCTGGCTGGAGAAGATTTATGTAACATGATGTTCCTACTGAACTATACTGAGACTGAAGGTGGTGGAAGGACGCAGGCATTCTACTCATTTCGGGAGCAATGCTACTACCCTTCCTTCTGTGCCAAGGAGCGCATGAACGCCATATGGTTCCAGCCAGACATGGATGTATTTACGTTGACTCACCACTAG